One genomic segment of Anguilla anguilla isolate fAngAng1 chromosome 2, fAngAng1.pri, whole genome shotgun sequence includes these proteins:
- the LOC118219906 gene encoding proton channel OTOP3-like isoform X2 — MSADCGRDSSVGDPGEQMVEVGEQQGDPGEQRGEFGEQQGEFGEQRGEFGEQQGEFGEQEGEESDSDMEPVVLWVPSGRRLLSGLLGLNVVLLGAALVASQAFNPTGLRNQEPQAFLLLVMGLSLIWMLWYLLWARAQPGLSPHIDHHAGSIAVTVVLMVLAGFSVILHVFRMGFSAMMVGCKPATKIMSPFIECPFLALQTYLLWAHSKDCIQKHKIQTRSGLILTLCADVLLWLNAVTEDTVHMEIELEREIAGVHEDETYDTESFEPGNGTLCQCGAYVLCLVFRKGFEVLYPFNMEYYLMASCLLYVMWKNVGRRTDPRHPEPPARRFTLRMVRRSGVRVGPLAGGVVLLVGVVLFVLYQVWVGQREQRRAAFLLFYGYHLVLVPLMVLASLAGTLVQALERRGQGRRKGGWEPGHNPARSLDVLLLLGAALGQLALSYFSLVAALAVGPQGMMGNLDLAYSLLSLLELILQNVFIIDGLNGHHGIGSAHSSTPSTKKKNFSKAVEELPGGLTLLEPDKAARAPSVDGTESGRKPWTRRVKKEICAFLILSNIMLWVIPAFGAHPQFENGLGKQFFGFTAWFILVNLGQPLGVFYRMHSVGALMELLLTA; from the exons ATGTCTGCAGATTGTGGGAGGGATTCGTCGGTGGGTGACCCTGGGGAGCAGATGGTCGAGGTGGGGGAGCAGCAGGGTGACCCTGGGGAGCAGCGGGGCGAGTTTGGGGAGCAGCAAGGTGAGTTTGGGGAGCAGCGGGGCGAGTTTGGGGAGCAGCAGGGTGAGTTTGGGGAGCAGGAGGGCGAGGAGTCGGACTCGGACATGGAGCCGGTGGTGCTGTGGGTCCCGAGCGGCCGGAGGCTCCTGTCAGGGCTGCTGGGGCTGAACGTGGTGCTGCTCGGCGCCGCCCTGGTGGCCAGCCAGGCCTTTAACCCCACGGGGCTGCGGAACCAGGAGCCACAGGCCTTCCTGCTGCTGGTGATGGGCCTGAGCCTGATCTGGATGCTGTGGTACCTGCTCTGGGCCCGGGCACAGCCTGGCCTCTCCCCCCACATCGACCACCACGCCGGGAGCATTGCCGTCACAG TGGTCCTCATGGTGCTTGCAGGCTTCAGTGTCATTCTGCATGTCTTCAGGATGGGGTTCAGCGCCATGATGGTGGGGTGCAAACCCGCCACTAAAATCATGTCCCCATTTATCGAGTGCCCCTTCCTGGCTCTACAG ACATACCTACTCTGGGCTCACTCTAAGGATTGCATTCAAAAGCACAAGATCCAGACCAG gtccgGGCTGATTCTCACTCTCTGTGCGGATGTCCTGCTGTGGCTGAACGCTGTGACCGAGGACACGGTGCACATGGAGATCGAGCTGGAGCGCGAGATAGCCGGGGTGCATGAGGACGAGACCTACGACACCGAGAGCTTCG AGCCGGGTAACGGAACGCTGTGTCAGTGTGGGGCCTATGTGCTGTGCCTGGTGTTCCGGAAGGGCTTTGAGGTTCTGTACCCCTTCAACATGGAGTACTACCTGATGGCCAGCTGCTTGCTTTACGTCATGTGGAAGAACGTGGGGCGCAGGACGGACCCCCGCCACCCCGAGCCCCCGGCCCGCAGGTTCACCCTGCGCATGGTGCGCAGGAGCGGGGTGCGGGTGGGGCCGCTGGCAGGGGGCGTGGTCCTGCTGGTGGGCGTGGTCCTGTTCGTCCTGTACcaggtgtgggtggggcagcGGGAGCAGCGCAGGGCGGCCTTCCTGCTGTTCTACGGGTACCACCTGGTGCTGGTGCCCCTCATGGTGCTGGCGTCGCTGGCGGGCACGCTGGTGCAGGCGCTGGAGAGGCGGGGTCAGGGCCGGAGGAAGGGCGGCTGGGAGCCGGGGCATAACCCCGCCCGCAGCCTGgacgtgctgctgctgctgggggccGCTCTGGGCCAGCTCGCCCTCTCCTACTTTTCGCTGGTCGCCGCGCTGGCCGTGGGGCCccagggcatgatgggaaaccTGGACCTGGCCTACTCTCTTCTCAGCCTGCTGGAGCTCATCCTGCAGAACGTCTTCATCATCGACGGCCTCAACGGCCACCATGGCAtaggctccgcccacagctCCACCCCCAGTACCAAG AAGAAAAACTTCAGCAAGGCTGTGGAGGAACTGCCAGGGGGACTCACTCTGTTAGAGCCAGACAAAGCAGCAAGAGCGCCCTCTGTGGATGGAACAGAGAGTGGCAGGAAACCCTGGACCAGACGAGTCAAAAAGGAGATCTGTGCTTTCCTCATTCTGTCCAATATAATG CTGTGGGTGATCCCAGCCTTCGGCGCGCACCCCCAGTTTGAGAACGGCCTGGGAAAGCAGTTCTTCGGATTCACGGCCTGGTTCATCCTGGTGAACCTGGGCCAGCCGCTGGGGGTGTTCTACCGGATGCACTCTGTAGGAGCCCTGATGGAGCTGCTCCTCACCGCCtga
- the LOC118219906 gene encoding proton channel OTOP3-like isoform X1 — translation MSADCGRDSSVGDPGEQMVEVGEQQGDPGEQRGEFGEQQGEFGEQRGEFGEQQGEFGEQEGEESDSDMEPVVLWVPSGRRLLSGLLGLNVVLLGAALVASQAFNPTGLRNQEPQAFLLLVMGLSLIWMLWYLLWARAQPGLSPHIDHHAGSIAVTVVLMVLAGFSVLLHIFRMWYNAMMVGCKPATKILAPIIEGPFLALQTYLLWAHSKDCIQKHKIQTRSGLILTLCADVLLWLNAVTEDTVHMEIELEREIAGVHEDETYDTESFEPGNGTLCQCGAYVLCLVFRKGFEVLYPFNMEYYLMASCLLYVMWKNVGRRTDPRHPEPPARRFTLRMVRRSGVRVGPLAGGVVLLVGVVLFVLYQVWVGQREQRRAAFLLFYGYHLVLVPLMVLASLAGTLVQALERRGQGRRKGGWEPGHNPARSLDVLLLLGAALGQLALSYFSLVAALAVGPQGMMGNLDLAYSLLSLLELILQNVFIIDGLNGHHGIGSAHSSTPSTKKKNFSKAVEELPGGLTLLEPDKAARAPSVDGTESGRKPWTRRVKKEICAFLILSNIMLWVIPAFGAHPQFENGLGKQFFGFTAWFILVNLGQPLGVFYRMHSVGALMELLLTA, via the exons ATGTCTGCAGATTGTGGGAGGGATTCGTCGGTGGGTGACCCTGGGGAGCAGATGGTCGAGGTGGGGGAGCAGCAGGGTGACCCTGGGGAGCAGCGGGGCGAGTTTGGGGAGCAGCAAGGTGAGTTTGGGGAGCAGCGGGGCGAGTTTGGGGAGCAGCAGGGTGAGTTTGGGGAGCAGGAGGGCGAGGAGTCGGACTCGGACATGGAGCCGGTGGTGCTGTGGGTCCCGAGCGGCCGGAGGCTCCTGTCAGGGCTGCTGGGGCTGAACGTGGTGCTGCTCGGCGCCGCCCTGGTGGCCAGCCAGGCCTTTAACCCCACGGGGCTGCGGAACCAGGAGCCACAGGCCTTCCTGCTGCTGGTGATGGGCCTGAGCCTGATCTGGATGCTGTGGTACCTGCTCTGGGCCCGGGCACAGCCTGGCCTCTCCCCCCACATCGACCACCACGCCGGGAGCATTGCCGTCACAG TGGTCCTCATGGTGCTTGCAGGCTTCAGTGTCCTCCTGCACATCTTCAGGATGTGGTACAACGCCATGATGGTGGGGTGCAAACCCGCCACTAAAATCCTGGCCCCCATTATCGAGGGCCCTTTCCTGGCTCTACAG ACATACCTACTCTGGGCTCACTCTAAGGATTGCATTCAAAAGCACAAGATCCAGACCAG gtccgGGCTGATTCTCACTCTCTGTGCGGATGTCCTGCTGTGGCTGAACGCTGTGACCGAGGACACGGTGCACATGGAGATCGAGCTGGAGCGCGAGATAGCCGGGGTGCATGAGGACGAGACCTACGACACCGAGAGCTTCG AGCCGGGTAACGGAACGCTGTGTCAGTGTGGGGCCTATGTGCTGTGCCTGGTGTTCCGGAAGGGCTTTGAGGTTCTGTACCCCTTCAACATGGAGTACTACCTGATGGCCAGCTGCTTGCTTTACGTCATGTGGAAGAACGTGGGGCGCAGGACGGACCCCCGCCACCCCGAGCCCCCGGCCCGCAGGTTCACCCTGCGCATGGTGCGCAGGAGCGGGGTGCGGGTGGGGCCGCTGGCAGGGGGCGTGGTCCTGCTGGTGGGCGTGGTCCTGTTCGTCCTGTACcaggtgtgggtggggcagcGGGAGCAGCGCAGGGCGGCCTTCCTGCTGTTCTACGGGTACCACCTGGTGCTGGTGCCCCTCATGGTGCTGGCGTCGCTGGCGGGCACGCTGGTGCAGGCGCTGGAGAGGCGGGGTCAGGGCCGGAGGAAGGGCGGCTGGGAGCCGGGGCATAACCCCGCCCGCAGCCTGgacgtgctgctgctgctgggggccGCTCTGGGCCAGCTCGCCCTCTCCTACTTTTCGCTGGTCGCCGCGCTGGCCGTGGGGCCccagggcatgatgggaaaccTGGACCTGGCCTACTCTCTTCTCAGCCTGCTGGAGCTCATCCTGCAGAACGTCTTCATCATCGACGGCCTCAACGGCCACCATGGCAtaggctccgcccacagctCCACCCCCAGTACCAAG AAGAAAAACTTCAGCAAGGCTGTGGAGGAACTGCCAGGGGGACTCACTCTGTTAGAGCCAGACAAAGCAGCAAGAGCGCCCTCTGTGGATGGAACAGAGAGTGGCAGGAAACCCTGGACCAGACGAGTCAAAAAGGAGATCTGTGCTTTCCTCATTCTGTCCAATATAATG CTGTGGGTGATCCCAGCCTTCGGCGCGCACCCCCAGTTTGAGAACGGCCTGGGAAAGCAGTTCTTCGGATTCACGGCCTGGTTCATCCTGGTGAACCTGGGCCAGCCGCTGGGGGTGTTCTACCGGATGCACTCTGTAGGAGCCCTGATGGAGCTGCTCCTCACCGCCtga